A genomic window from Leptolyngbya sp. BL0902 includes:
- a CDS encoding MHYT domain-containing protein translates to MVELAASGIILGHYSLGLVALSLGVAVLTAYTTLSLGQKVIGTAGTVRWLWLLGGGTAMGIGIWATHFVAMLAFEMPLTVQYDPFTTGLSLAYGILAAAVALWLAERPMANGLALGAGGSMMGLAITWMHYTGMAAMKMPAHITYRWPLVATSVVMAMVAATVALGLRQMAPDVKHFAWFQRLAVLVLAAGIGGLHYTGMMATQIWPDPSLTWPTFDQVPHLESRWLALAVAVGAGLMLWLALLAAWVDQRLKQQRVKAEALSESEQRFRTLIRDMGVGVLMLNAKAEIMTANQAARRLLGLPEDTNQPVVFGQFATFLREDGSYFALHDLPVQQAIAHKIPCHDAVMGVSAHHGDRPTWLLVNVDPQQDDQGQVECAVCTCSDITIQKQAEDAVRAIANREKAITRIVQQMRQTLDLETIFSATTQALQQSVDCDRVWIYQFNPDWSGTVVAEFLTDPLAQSTLIQDPSGDRLVDEGNCGARQLQSDPLEEGYLLEDTYLQATQAETYRTNRTFHCVNDIYTRGFSPCYLGFLEQWQVRAYIIVPIFAGGQLWGLLGIYQHHQPRLWTRHEVKLLIQVGNQLGTAVQQADLLHQTQQQAEALALAKRAADAASQAKGEFLASMSHELRTPLNAILGFTQILSEDATLQDNHRHLIGIVNRSGNHLLGLINDVLSLAKIEANKLTLDEESFDLSQLLQGVGDMLQIKAKAKGICLLVSPPPAMNQHLWTDAGKLRQILINLVGNAIKFTHQGSVVVRSRLEPNPRVDSGSTFPKTHCLVVEVQDTGVGMAPAEMANLFQPFEQTQSGRQSAEGTGLGLSLSYRFAQLMGGEIQVDSRPDEGSIFTVTLPVSLTTLDHPSDAQPQSSILRLSAGQAVPRILVVDDVAESRLLMRHWLESVGFEVCEACNGQEAVDIWADWHPHLICLDMRMPILDGYGVARHIRQTAAPDNPQAHPIILAVTASVFEEQQSVCLAAGCDAVLPKPIQREVLLEAVGQWLHLTYDYNSGQPALDSKEDGVPMGDRPLTHADLMHLPADWIAQLRQAAQAADDRQVTRLIAELPPHQHTLAAQLTHLVNDYRLDIILDLTAQPLLQGASSP, encoded by the coding sequence ATGGTGGAGCTAGCAGCCAGCGGGATTATCCTAGGGCACTACAGCCTGGGGCTGGTGGCACTGTCCTTGGGCGTTGCCGTCCTCACCGCCTACACCACCCTCAGCTTGGGGCAAAAGGTGATCGGGACGGCAGGAACCGTGCGCTGGCTGTGGTTGCTAGGCGGAGGGACGGCCATGGGCATCGGCATTTGGGCCACCCACTTTGTGGCCATGCTGGCCTTTGAGATGCCTCTAACCGTGCAGTACGATCCATTCACAACGGGGCTGTCCTTGGCCTACGGTATTTTGGCGGCGGCGGTTGCTCTGTGGCTAGCTGAACGACCTATGGCCAATGGCCTAGCCTTGGGGGCTGGAGGCAGCATGATGGGGCTGGCTATCACCTGGATGCACTACACCGGAATGGCCGCCATGAAGATGCCTGCCCACATCACCTACCGCTGGCCCCTGGTGGCAACCTCGGTGGTGATGGCTATGGTAGCGGCCACGGTGGCCCTAGGGCTGCGGCAAATGGCCCCAGATGTGAAGCACTTCGCCTGGTTCCAGCGCCTAGCAGTACTGGTTCTGGCGGCGGGCATCGGCGGGCTGCACTACACGGGTATGATGGCAACTCAAATCTGGCCCGACCCCAGCCTCACCTGGCCCACCTTTGATCAAGTTCCCCACCTAGAGTCCCGCTGGCTCGCCCTGGCGGTAGCCGTGGGGGCAGGGCTGATGCTGTGGCTGGCGCTGCTCGCCGCCTGGGTCGATCAGCGTCTGAAACAACAGCGCGTAAAGGCAGAGGCCTTGAGTGAGAGTGAACAACGCTTCCGCACCCTGATTCGAGACATGGGGGTGGGGGTGCTAATGCTCAATGCCAAGGCAGAAATTATGACGGCGAACCAGGCGGCACGGCGTTTGTTGGGCCTGCCCGAAGATACCAACCAACCCGTAGTTTTTGGCCAGTTTGCCACATTTCTCCGGGAGGATGGCAGCTATTTTGCCCTCCACGATTTACCCGTTCAGCAGGCCATTGCCCACAAAATTCCCTGTCACGATGCGGTTATGGGAGTCAGCGCCCACCACGGAGACCGCCCTACCTGGCTGCTGGTGAATGTGGATCCCCAACAGGATGACCAAGGCCAAGTGGAGTGCGCGGTGTGCACCTGTAGCGACATTACCATCCAAAAACAGGCCGAGGATGCGGTGCGGGCCATTGCCAACCGGGAAAAGGCCATCACCCGCATTGTGCAGCAAATGCGCCAAACCCTAGACCTGGAGACTATTTTTAGCGCCACGACCCAGGCGCTTCAACAATCGGTAGACTGCGACCGAGTCTGGATTTACCAGTTCAACCCCGACTGGAGCGGCACCGTGGTGGCCGAGTTCCTCACCGATCCCCTGGCCCAATCCACCCTGATTCAAGATCCCAGCGGCGATCGGCTGGTGGATGAGGGCAACTGCGGGGCGCGGCAACTGCAAAGCGACCCCCTAGAAGAGGGCTACCTGCTAGAGGACACCTACCTCCAGGCCACCCAAGCCGAAACCTACCGCACCAATCGCACGTTCCACTGCGTTAACGATATCTACACCCGAGGCTTTAGCCCCTGCTATTTGGGCTTCCTAGAGCAATGGCAGGTGCGGGCCTATATTATTGTGCCAATTTTTGCCGGGGGCCAACTGTGGGGGCTGCTAGGCATTTACCAACACCACCAACCCCGACTGTGGACACGCCACGAGGTAAAGCTGCTGATCCAGGTGGGCAACCAGTTGGGTACGGCGGTGCAGCAGGCGGATTTGCTGCACCAAACCCAGCAGCAGGCCGAAGCCCTCGCCCTCGCCAAACGCGCTGCCGACGCCGCCAGCCAAGCCAAGGGCGAATTTTTGGCCAGCATGAGCCACGAGCTGCGCACGCCCCTTAACGCCATCCTAGGGTTCACCCAGATTCTCAGTGAGGACGCCACCCTCCAGGATAATCATCGCCACCTGATCGGCATTGTCAACCGCAGCGGCAACCACCTGCTGGGGCTGATCAACGACGTGTTGTCCTTGGCCAAAATTGAAGCCAACAAGCTCACCCTAGACGAAGAATCCTTTGACCTGTCCCAACTGCTGCAAGGGGTGGGGGACATGCTGCAAATTAAAGCGAAGGCCAAGGGCATTTGCCTGCTGGTGTCGCCTCCCCCAGCAATGAACCAGCACCTGTGGACCGATGCCGGAAAACTGCGGCAAATCCTGATTAACCTGGTCGGCAATGCGATCAAATTTACCCACCAGGGCAGCGTGGTGGTGCGGTCTCGCCTAGAACCCAATCCTAGGGTAGACAGCGGATCCACCTTCCCGAAGACCCATTGCCTGGTGGTGGAGGTACAGGATACGGGGGTGGGCATGGCCCCAGCGGAGATGGCCAACCTCTTCCAGCCCTTCGAGCAAACCCAATCGGGCCGCCAATCGGCGGAAGGCACGGGGTTAGGGCTGTCCTTGAGCTACCGCTTTGCCCAACTGATGGGCGGCGAAATTCAGGTGGATAGTCGGCCCGATGAGGGGTCTATCTTTACGGTCACGCTCCCTGTGAGCCTCACCACCCTCGATCATCCCTCCGACGCCCAGCCCCAGTCCTCCATCCTGCGCCTCAGCGCTGGCCAAGCTGTACCGCGTATCCTGGTCGTAGACGATGTGGCGGAAAGCCGTTTGCTGATGCGCCACTGGCTAGAGTCCGTAGGCTTTGAGGTGTGTGAAGCCTGTAACGGTCAGGAGGCCGTTGATATCTGGGCCGATTGGCATCCCCACCTGATCTGCCTGGATATGCGGATGCCCATTTTGGATGGCTATGGGGTAGCTCGCCATATTCGGCAAACAGCCGCCCCCGACAACCCCCAAGCCCATCCCATTATCCTTGCCGTCACGGCCAGTGTGTTTGAGGAGCAGCAGTCGGTGTGTTTGGCAGCGGGGTGCGATGCGGTGCTGCCCAAGCCCATCCAGCGGGAGGTGTTGTTAGAGGCCGTTGGCCAGTGGCTGCATCTTACCTACGACTACAACAGTGGCCAACCAGCGCTAGACTCGAAGGAAGACGGTGTGCCAATGGGGGATCGCCCCCTGACCCATGCTGATCTCATGCATCTACCCGCCGACTGGATTGCCCAACTGCGCCAAGCGGCCCAGGCCGCCGATGATCGCCAGGTGACTCGGCTAATTGCTGAACTGCCCCCCCATCAGCACACCTTGGCCGCCCAACTCACCCACCTCGTCAACGATTACCGCCTCGATATCATCCTCGATCTCACGGCCCAGCCCCTCCTCCAGGGGGCGTCCTCACCCTAG
- a CDS encoding DUF4278 domain-containing protein, with amino-acid sequence MSLIYRGVSYNAPDTQVSIEEEVIGRYRGATVARHLAKQAPAARVQGLKYRGAVVR; translated from the coding sequence ATGTCCCTCATTTATCGCGGCGTCAGCTACAACGCTCCCGACACCCAGGTTTCCATCGAAGAAGAAGTCATCGGTCGCTATCGGGGCGCGACGGTTGCTCGGCATCTGGCCAAGCAGGCTCCTGCTGCTCGGGTTCAAGGGCTGAAGTACCGTGGAGCCGTAGTCCGTTAA
- a CDS encoding gas vesicle protein K yields MTTDVPDSTPFPDIALQPSSKADAGLAPLLLTVIELVRQLMEAQVIRRMEGGDLSDDDLDRASESLTKLEEQVVKLCDIFEVDPADLNIDLGEIGTLLPRAGHYYPGEVSQSPTILELLDRLLDTGVVVEGNVELGMAQLNLIHAKLRLVLTSKPI; encoded by the coding sequence ATGACCACTGATGTGCCCGACTCTACCCCATTCCCTGACATCGCTCTACAGCCCTCGTCCAAGGCCGATGCTGGCCTAGCGCCGCTGCTGCTGACGGTGATCGAGCTGGTGCGTCAGCTCATGGAGGCTCAGGTGATCCGACGCATGGAGGGAGGCGACCTCAGCGACGATGATTTAGACCGAGCCTCGGAAAGCCTCACCAAGCTGGAGGAGCAGGTGGTCAAGCTTTGCGATATTTTTGAGGTCGATCCTGCGGATCTTAATATTGATCTAGGAGAAATTGGTACCCTCTTGCCCAGGGCAGGGCATTACTACCCCGGTGAAGTCTCCCAAAGTCCGACGATTCTGGAGTTGTTGGATCGTCTTCTGGATACAGGGGTGGTGGTGGAGGGCAATGTGGAGCTTGGTATGGCGCAGCTCAACCTGATCCACGCCAAGCTGCGCCTAGTGCTCACGTCTAAGCCAATTTAG
- the hetZ gene encoding heterocyst differentiation protein HetZ has product MRLSQESCVLSADAFAQDLWDELREKTSAAEGVCWAVANRISQEVQRICRESDRIQSSGEVAVWAKTLGKHRLDQCLRYYHLGSRQGRVELHSTLSSMVYRHMTLPQTQTSYQARIALIEDFLQGFYVEALSAFRRESQLTDHYQPRTLLELAEYMAFAERYGKRRIPLPGNRSQQLIVLRVQTFIRQQPPELAIDITQAIDYGGEADDLRPMASHQRIREELLAQGEEPPDHSLRDTVIDRLMAYLKERNQEDCADYFTLRLLDLPAQEIEDLLHLTPRQRDYLQQRFKYHLLRFALSHHWQLVHEWLGVGLETNLGLTQPQWQQWHHTLTAQQAELLRLKQSGMGDGEAAKQLGLTATQLQKQWTTLLAQAWEIRNL; this is encoded by the coding sequence ATGCGCTTGAGCCAGGAAAGTTGCGTGCTGTCGGCGGATGCATTCGCTCAGGATTTGTGGGACGAGCTGCGGGAAAAAACCAGCGCGGCGGAGGGGGTGTGCTGGGCGGTGGCTAATCGGATTAGCCAGGAAGTGCAGCGCATCTGCCGGGAAAGCGACCGTATTCAGTCCTCTGGGGAGGTGGCGGTGTGGGCCAAGACCCTGGGCAAGCATCGCCTCGATCAATGCCTCCGCTACTACCACCTTGGATCGCGGCAGGGGCGTGTGGAACTGCACAGTACGCTCAGTTCCATGGTGTATCGCCACATGACGCTCCCCCAAACCCAGACGAGCTACCAGGCTCGGATAGCACTGATTGAAGATTTTTTGCAGGGCTTCTACGTAGAAGCCCTGAGTGCCTTTCGGCGTGAGAGCCAACTCACGGATCACTATCAGCCGCGTACTCTCTTGGAATTAGCAGAGTATATGGCCTTTGCGGAGCGCTACGGCAAGCGTCGGATTCCGCTACCGGGGAACCGCAGCCAACAGTTGATTGTGCTGCGGGTACAAACCTTTATCCGTCAGCAGCCGCCGGAGTTGGCCATTGATATCACCCAGGCCATTGATTATGGTGGCGAGGCCGACGATCTGCGCCCCATGGCCTCCCACCAGCGCATCCGGGAGGAACTGCTGGCCCAGGGAGAAGAACCACCGGATCACTCCCTGCGGGATACGGTGATTGATCGGCTGATGGCGTACCTCAAGGAGCGAAATCAAGAGGATTGCGCCGATTACTTTACCCTGCGCCTACTAGACCTGCCCGCTCAGGAGATTGAAGATCTTTTACACCTCACCCCCCGCCAGCGCGACTATCTTCAGCAGCGCTTCAAGTACCACCTGCTACGCTTTGCCCTCTCTCACCATTGGCAACTGGTGCACGAGTGGCTAGGGGTGGGCCTAGAAACCAACCTTGGCCTCACGCAGCCTCAGTGGCAGCAGTGGCACCACACCCTAACGGCCCAGCAGGCCGAGCTGTTACGCCTCAAGCAGTCGGGCATGGGCGATGGAGAAGCGGCTAAACAACTGGGCCTCACGGCCACCCAACTCCAGAAACAGTGGACTACATTATTGGCACAGGCCTGGGAAATTCGTAATCTTTAG
- a CDS encoding RNA-guided endonuclease InsQ/TnpB family protein, translating to MIVLEFKARVKPAQATAINDAIRASQFVRNKALRYWMDNRGVGKYDLNKLCKDLAEEFPFAKKLNSMARQASAERAWSSISRFYDHCKRGIKPVGFPKFKRHSRSVEYKTSGWKLLGPKRIRFTDGFGIGDLRLIGTYDLAHYDESRIKRVCLVRRADGYYVQFCIQAESQVQIEPSQRAIGIDLGFRYFIATSDGRVVEAPPFYRDAEARLKRANRQKSRKFRKGSKPQSKNYHRARSRYARTQLRVSRQRIEWVKGIAHALIQSNDLVAYEALTVEALVHHRHGAQSISDAEWATFCRWLGYFGAKYGKVTVAVPPRYTSQPCPGCGAIVTQALSVRTHRCSYCGYEADRDGQAALNILQLGLNTLGHRGISTLGEMGPLSRLAPA from the coding sequence ATGATTGTCCTTGAGTTCAAGGCTAGGGTAAAACCCGCCCAAGCGACCGCCATTAATGATGCCATACGCGCCTCGCAGTTTGTGAGGAACAAAGCTCTGCGCTATTGGATGGACAACCGGGGGGTAGGCAAGTATGACCTCAACAAGCTCTGCAAAGACTTGGCTGAGGAGTTTCCCTTTGCCAAAAAACTCAATTCCATGGCGCGTCAAGCCTCGGCGGAGCGGGCCTGGAGTTCAATCAGTCGGTTCTACGATCACTGCAAACGGGGAATTAAGCCCGTGGGGTTCCCCAAGTTCAAACGGCATTCTCGCTCGGTAGAATACAAAACCTCTGGCTGGAAGCTGTTGGGGCCAAAGCGCATTCGGTTCACCGATGGCTTTGGCATTGGAGATCTGCGGTTGATCGGAACCTACGATCTGGCGCACTACGATGAGTCCCGCATTAAACGGGTTTGTCTAGTTCGTCGGGCCGATGGCTACTACGTTCAGTTCTGTATCCAGGCCGAAAGCCAGGTTCAAATAGAGCCGAGCCAGCGAGCCATTGGCATTGATTTAGGCTTTCGCTATTTCATCGCCACCAGCGATGGCCGTGTCGTAGAGGCCCCTCCGTTTTATCGAGACGCTGAGGCACGGCTCAAGCGGGCCAATCGACAAAAGTCTAGAAAGTTCCGTAAAGGATCCAAACCTCAGTCTAAGAACTATCACAGGGCTAGGAGCCGATACGCCCGGACACAATTAAGGGTAAGTAGGCAGCGTATAGAGTGGGTGAAGGGAATTGCCCACGCGCTGATCCAATCTAACGACTTGGTCGCCTACGAAGCCTTAACGGTGGAAGCGCTTGTTCACCATCGGCACGGGGCCCAGTCGATTAGTGATGCCGAGTGGGCAACCTTTTGTCGCTGGCTAGGCTATTTTGGCGCGAAGTATGGGAAAGTTACGGTTGCCGTACCACCCCGCTATACCAGCCAGCCTTGCCCCGGTTGTGGTGCAATCGTCACCCAAGCCCTCTCCGTCAGAACCCATCGCTGCTCCTATTGCGGCTATGAAGCTGACCGAGATGGGCAGGCCGCCCTTAACATCTTGCAGCTTGGACTCAATACCCTGGGGCACAGGGGAATTTCTACGCTTGGGGAGATGGGGCCGCTATCCCGTTTGGCTCCGGCCTGA
- a CDS encoding creatininase family protein: protein MHGPIPPHRFFPYLTWTEIEAMPHRDQVVVVQPMGAVEQHGPHLPLVVDSAIATTVLGQALDHLDPAIPVYSLPPLYYGKSNEHWHFPGTITLSAETLLRVITEVAESLYRSGFRKLVLLNAHGGQPQVLEIAARDLHLAHPDLMVFPLFVWAVPNAAAELLTPQELDLGIHAGDAETSLMLSMLPNQVRMDRARAEFPQDLPTESWLTMEGALPFAWVTQDLSQSGVLGDPTVATVEKGDQLLASLVQGWVKVLGDIHRFQQPGSQGRSQIDG from the coding sequence ATGCACGGCCCCATTCCTCCCCATCGTTTTTTCCCCTATCTCACCTGGACGGAGATTGAGGCGATGCCCCACCGCGATCAGGTGGTGGTCGTCCAGCCCATGGGCGCGGTTGAGCAGCATGGCCCTCACCTGCCTTTGGTGGTGGATAGCGCCATTGCCACCACGGTTCTGGGGCAGGCCCTTGACCACCTCGATCCCGCCATTCCGGTCTACAGCCTGCCGCCCCTGTACTACGGCAAATCCAATGAGCACTGGCACTTTCCTGGCACGATTACCCTGTCTGCCGAGACCCTGCTGCGGGTGATTACGGAGGTGGCCGAAAGCCTGTATCGGTCAGGGTTTCGTAAGCTTGTGCTGCTGAATGCCCACGGGGGCCAACCCCAGGTTCTCGAGATTGCCGCCCGTGATTTGCACCTGGCCCATCCCGATCTGATGGTATTTCCGCTGTTTGTGTGGGCGGTGCCCAATGCGGCGGCAGAGTTGCTGACCCCCCAAGAGCTTGATCTCGGTATCCACGCGGGAGATGCCGAAACCAGCTTGATGCTGTCGATGTTGCCCAACCAGGTGCGGATGGATCGGGCCAGGGCAGAGTTTCCCCAGGATTTACCCACCGAGAGTTGGCTAACGATGGAGGGGGCGCTCCCCTTCGCCTGGGTGACGCAGGATCTAAGCCAGAGCGGCGTGTTGGGCGATCCTACGGTGGCTACGGTGGAGAAGGGCGACCAGTTGCTAGCGTCCCTGGTGCAGGGTTGGGTAAAGGTGCTGGGGGATATCCATCGGTTTCAGCAGCCCGGTAGCCAGGGGCGATCTCAGATCGACGGCTGA
- a CDS encoding putative toxin-antitoxin system toxin component, PIN family — protein sequence MTEPKLNVVLDTNVWVSALLFGGQPARLVQLARDGQVQLCMSQALLSELADVLRYPKFQSRLQRIGTTPESLLINISRLASFGTKVVSIDVPELRDLDDKIVLEAAIAAQAVAIVSGDDDLLVLKSVADIPILTVKAFLACYFPDW from the coding sequence ATGACCGAGCCCAAGCTTAATGTCGTGCTCGACACCAACGTTTGGGTTTCGGCCCTGCTGTTTGGTGGGCAACCAGCTCGTCTGGTTCAACTCGCTCGCGATGGCCAAGTGCAACTTTGTATGTCTCAAGCCTTGCTGAGCGAGTTGGCTGATGTACTGCGCTATCCCAAATTCCAATCTCGCCTACAGCGTATCGGCACAACTCCAGAATCGCTGCTCATCAACATCTCGCGACTAGCCTCCTTTGGCACAAAGGTTGTCTCCATCGATGTGCCAGAGCTGCGGGATCTTGACGATAAAATTGTGCTTGAAGCGGCCATTGCGGCCCAAGCGGTGGCCATTGTTTCTGGCGACGACGATCTTTTGGTGCTCAAAAGTGTTGCGGACATCCCTATCCTGACCGTTAAAGCATTTCTAGCCTGCTACTTCCCAGATTGGTAA
- a CDS encoding adenylate/guanylate cyclase domain-containing protein, whose protein sequence is MTTAAASLSEDVDILLVDDIPDNLRVLSTILEGRGYRCRKAISGAMALQAVAASPPDLVLLDITMPAMDGFEVCEHLKDDPTTQAIPVIFLTARDAEAEKERAFNLGAADYIVKPFKAYEVLLRVQHQIDLRRQQQQLEAQNRQLQQEIQVRQRVELELREQRQRSEELLVNVLPFQIAQRLKEHQRAIADHFDEVTILFADIVGFSQVSAQMTPCDLVRQLNRIFSRFDELAAGHGLEKIKTIGDAYMVAAGVPASRADHAHAIAQMALDMQATIGDFRRPDGQPFQLRIGINSGSLVAGVIGIRKFIYDLWGDTVNIASFMESSGEAGRIQISDRSYHYLKQDFICEARGNITLKSGDPIPTYWLVSRPGLTLNPDQAVEFCMPT, encoded by the coding sequence ATGACGACTGCCGCTGCCTCTCTATCCGAGGATGTGGATATTTTGTTGGTGGATGATATCCCCGATAACCTCCGGGTCTTGTCCACCATTCTCGAAGGACGCGGCTACCGCTGCCGCAAGGCCATCAGTGGAGCCATGGCGCTTCAGGCCGTTGCCGCTAGCCCGCCAGACTTGGTGCTGCTGGATATCACCATGCCCGCCATGGATGGCTTTGAGGTCTGTGAGCACCTGAAAGATGATCCCACCACCCAAGCCATCCCGGTTATCTTTCTCACCGCCCGCGATGCCGAGGCCGAAAAGGAACGCGCCTTTAACCTAGGGGCTGCTGACTACATTGTGAAGCCCTTCAAAGCCTACGAAGTGTTGCTCCGGGTGCAGCACCAGATCGACCTTCGGCGACAGCAACAGCAGCTTGAGGCCCAAAACCGCCAGCTTCAGCAGGAAATTCAGGTGCGGCAACGGGTAGAGTTGGAACTGCGGGAGCAGCGCCAGCGGTCGGAGGAACTCCTCGTCAATGTGCTGCCCTTTCAGATTGCCCAGCGGCTGAAGGAACACCAGCGGGCCATTGCCGACCACTTCGATGAAGTAACGATCCTGTTTGCGGATATCGTGGGGTTTAGCCAGGTGTCGGCCCAGATGACCCCCTGCGACCTGGTGCGCCAGCTCAACCGTATCTTTTCCCGCTTTGATGAATTGGCGGCGGGCCACGGCCTCGAAAAAATTAAGACCATTGGCGATGCCTATATGGTGGCGGCAGGGGTGCCCGCTTCAAGGGCCGATCACGCCCATGCCATTGCCCAGATGGCCCTAGATATGCAGGCCACCATTGGCGATTTTCGCCGCCCCGATGGCCAGCCCTTTCAGCTACGTATTGGTATCAACTCCGGTAGCTTGGTGGCCGGGGTCATCGGCATTCGCAAGTTTATCTACGACCTCTGGGGCGATACGGTCAACATCGCCAGCTTCATGGAATCTAGCGGTGAGGCCGGAAGGATTCAAATCTCAGATCGCTCTTACCACTACCTCAAGCAGGACTTCATCTGCGAAGCGCGGGGTAATATCACCCTCAAAAGCGGCGATCCCATCCCCACCTACTGGCTTGTCTCCCGCCCCGGCCTCACCCTCAACCCCGATCAGGCGGTAGAGTTTTGTATGCCCACCTAG
- a CDS encoding phenylalanine--tRNA ligase subunit alpha: protein MLDVLQLTGKQRQFVALLQPHTQVDSLNQFCAQHGFDVNFINGFIRSDALEGYVHWQEQTHPTWKLTTKGQALGGQLPGMALAERLLQGQTDRRTLQAELGSAFSLHYGALRREQAVDLADGDGEGQVVILKSAVLAAYQQRQAVLAHITAGQESAALPSASLDWLQQQGYVAQHLEIDHSLTVLPSLQALTLSDVVTTLTSELILSGQWQQANLKPYDIQAEVPNVAYGRPTILTQCIQRIRDIFLNMGFDEMSGSIVESAFWNFDALFTPQDHPAREVQDTFYLANPQTLPLPEDADLIQRVRQGHETHYGGQWTEAEASRALLRAHTTTSTAQRLYELQGQDGKYFSIERVFRNETVDRTHLAEFHQIEGVVIGELLSVRTLMGYLTYFYERLGFTDLKFKPTYNPYTEPSLEVLAYHAPSGGYIEVGNSGLFRQEMLDPLGCGHKSTVAWGLGLERIAMLLYGMDKLSDLIGPDIAIRLNP from the coding sequence ATGCTCGATGTGCTTCAGCTCACTGGCAAACAGCGTCAGTTTGTGGCCCTGTTGCAGCCCCACACCCAGGTCGATAGCCTCAACCAGTTCTGTGCCCAGCATGGCTTTGATGTCAATTTTATCAATGGCTTTATCCGCAGCGATGCCCTAGAGGGCTACGTACACTGGCAAGAGCAGACCCACCCCACCTGGAAGCTGACCACCAAGGGGCAGGCGCTGGGAGGGCAACTCCCAGGGATGGCCCTGGCGGAGCGGCTGTTGCAGGGGCAGACGGATCGACGCACCCTCCAAGCCGAACTGGGGTCTGCCTTCAGCCTCCACTATGGAGCCCTGCGCCGGGAACAGGCGGTGGATCTGGCCGATGGCGACGGCGAGGGGCAGGTGGTGATCCTCAAGTCGGCGGTACTGGCGGCCTACCAACAGCGGCAGGCCGTGCTGGCGCACATCACAGCGGGGCAGGAGAGCGCAGCCCTCCCCTCGGCTTCCTTAGACTGGCTTCAGCAGCAGGGCTATGTGGCTCAACACCTAGAGATCGACCACAGCCTGACGGTACTGCCCAGCCTGCAAGCCCTCACCCTCAGCGATGTTGTTACTACCCTCACCAGCGAGCTGATCCTGTCGGGGCAATGGCAGCAGGCCAACCTCAAACCCTACGACATCCAGGCCGAAGTGCCCAATGTGGCCTACGGTCGGCCCACCATTCTGACCCAGTGCATCCAGCGCATCCGCGATATTTTCCTCAATATGGGCTTTGATGAAATGTCTGGCAGCATTGTGGAATCGGCCTTTTGGAACTTTGACGCCCTCTTCACCCCCCAGGATCATCCCGCCCGCGAGGTGCAGGATACCTTCTACTTGGCTAATCCCCAGACCCTGCCCCTGCCGGAGGATGCCGACTTGATCCAGCGGGTGCGCCAAGGCCACGAAACCCACTACGGCGGCCAGTGGACGGAGGCCGAAGCCAGCCGCGCCCTCCTCCGCGCCCACACCACCACCTCCACCGCCCAACGGCTGTATGAACTTCAGGGGCAGGACGGCAAGTATTTCTCCATCGAGCGGGTATTTCGCAATGAAACCGTAGACCGCACCCACCTGGCAGAATTTCACCAGATCGAAGGCGTTGTGATTGGCGAACTGCTGAGCGTGCGTACCCTAATGGGCTACCTCACCTACTTTTACGAGCGCCTGGGCTTCACCGATCTCAAGTTCAAACCCACCTACAACCCCTACACCGAACCCTCCCTGGAGGTGCTCGCCTACCACGCCCCCAGCGGCGGCTACATCGAAGTGGGCAACTCCGGGCTATTTCGCCAGGAAATGCTAGATCCCCTGGGCTGCGGCCACAAATCCACCGTGGCCTGGGGGCTGGGGCTAGAACGCATCGCCATGCTGCTCTACGGCATGGATAAGCTCTCGGACTTAATTGGCCCCGACATTGCCATTCGCCTGAATCCCTAA